Proteins found in one Silene latifolia isolate original U9 population unplaced genomic scaffold, ASM4854445v1 scaffold_20.1, whole genome shotgun sequence genomic segment:
- the LOC141638270 gene encoding uncharacterized protein LOC141638270, giving the protein MVGDDGKSKGNGPKKIPITSPLYLHPSDNSNLNVTQIIFNGENYEMRADAVKNGLDAKNKLAFIEGKVNEPESNSDEDKLELVAWRQCNAMLKAWLRNVIDPKLHPSITFSQPIKDVWDKLCERYSVGNAPRVHQLKSELNECKQGRDSVVEYYTRLKTIWDELANYSKIEDCTCGATVSIAKEREEEKVHQFLMGLDSKLYGNIRTNLLMEDPIASLTRAYALILREERHASLTKVKEDRNKAAMVA; this is encoded by the coding sequence ATGGTTGGTGATGATGGAAAATCGAAAGGGAATGGTCCAAAGAAAATTCCCATAACATCACCCCTTTATCTTCATCCCTCTGATAATTCCAATCTAAATGTCACACAGATTATCTTTAATGGCGAAAATTATGAGATGAGGGCGGATGCGGTTAAGAATGGATTGGATGCTAAAAATAAATTAGCTTTTATCGAGGGAAAGGTCAATGAACCGGAGAGTAATAGTGATGAAGATAAACTTGAATTGGTGGCATGGCGACAGTGTAACGCTATGCTAAAGGCGTGGCTTCGAAATGTTATTGATCCGAAATTGCACCCGAGTATCACTTTTTCACAACCCATCAAAGACGTTTGGGATAAACTATGTGAAAGGTATTCGGTAGGCAACGCGCCTAGGGTTCACCAGTTGAAGAGCGAGTTAAATGAATGCAAACAAGGAAGAGACTCGGTCGTGGAATACTACACGAGATTGAAGACTATCTGGGACGAGTTAGCAAATTACAGCAAGATCGAGGATTGCACTTGTGGGGCAACCGTGTCGATAGCAAAGGAACGAGAAGAGGAGAAAGTACATCAGTTTTTGATGGGTTTAGATTCTAAATTATACGGAAATATAAGAACTAACCTACTGATGGAGGATCCTATTGCAAGTCTGACCCGTGCCTATGCCCTGATCTTAAGAGAAGAGAGACATGCTTCCCTTACCAAAGTAAAGGAAGACCGGAATAAAGCTGCCATGGTTGCTTGA